The genomic DNA CTGAACAAGTTTAAGGATCTAAACGGGTAATTTCTAAATTTAGGGACCGAGATAACAAAGCCGAACAAGTTTGAGACCATAAACGgtcgatttgcaagtttagAGACCATGATGATACAATcgaacaagtttagggaccggtgaTGGACTTTACTCAAATGAAACTTAAAACCTGTACATCAATTGTTCAAACCCATCCAATGCAAAATTTAAGTCCCTCGATGTAATTAAAATAAGAAACTAAATCcctagaagaagagaaaaaatcTCGAGATACCACTATAACTAAATAGTTGATGGTTCAATTGATTAAAAAATGATGTAGATACTTAGCTCGCAATATTATGTGATTATTAAGTTAGGTTATGTAGCTATCTGTATGAGCATGAAATACTTCAACAAGATCAAACAATGCAGTATTCAAATATATATCGTTATATTTATAAAATTCAAAAGCATAGTAAAAATTACAATTATATCTGTAGGGCAAGATACATAAAGAACAAACAGGAGTATGAGTACACAAGGCACGTAGTTATTCAATATGCATAGATATTTGGGGCAGTAATCACTTCATTTTCTACTCAGTGGGGTAGGAGGGCTTCATGGCAAGGCCACACATGCCCCGTTTGTCAGAAATGTCCTTCTCCATTCTCAGGAATCCCTTCTCTCCCCATGTGGTACCCCATGAGTTCTTCAAAAGCCAATACTTTGTGCCATCACTCTCCACGCCATACCCAATTGCAGCGATCCCATGGTCAAGTTCAGTGCCGCAGGAGCCAGTCATCACACCACCAGAATAAAACATAAACGTTCTGTCACCTGCATCGACGGCAACGGACACGGGTTGATTGGCCACTGCCTTCATGAGTGCAGCCTCGTTGTTGGCTGGCACATCCTCGTAACCTTTGATGGTTGCAGCGCTCTTGGATCCACCCTTGCACTTGCCATCCACTGCCTTGTATGGATAGCTGGACTCTGTTGTGAGCCCTCTGTTCTTGATGACAAATTCAAAGGCACTGTCCATCCAGCCGCCTTCGCAGCCCTCGTCCATGCTGTGGATGTCACAATCTACCAGTTCTTGCTCGGCGAGTGAGATGAGGTTGCCGGTGCTCAGCTTGACAATGCCCTCCATGGCGGCTACAGCCGAGAATGCCCAGCAGCAACCTACAGTTAATCGTGCCATTGTACATGTCATCATCACTAGCTAACTCAAAAATTCATATCACAAAAATAAGAATTTACCATGATCAATCATAAATGATGTACATACCACATTGGCCTTGGTTCTTGATCGGTGTGACGGCTCCCTTGGTCCTCCAGTCCACGGCTGTTGGAAGCTCATTGACACTAATGTTCTCATACTTGAATCCAGTTGGAACCCTTGTCGAAATTGGTTTCAAACCTTTGTTCACTTTGGTCGCTTTGAACTCATCGATGGTGAGGTCAGCAAACTGGTTGACAGCAAGCCAGAACTTGGTGTTCCCAGCATTGAACGACTCAATGAACGCAACATTATCCTTGAACACCTCAAACCGCTGCGCCTTCTCAGCTGAGTCCTTGTAGACACGGCCATACTCTGCCATCCACCTCTCGTGTCTCTCCACCATGGCTGCATCGCTCAGCTCACGAGCCGCTAGGACAGAACTACACAAGAAGGTGCAGACAAGGATGGCaatgaggaaagccgtcttggAGATGGCCATGATCAGTTCTGCTGAGTTTGCTAATGGTTCCTGTTGCTTTTCTACTCTAGCTTGCTATGGATTGTGGAATGGAGGAGGGTGGCATGTCTTTATATAGCCATCCTAAAGGCGCAACGCGTACTTCGGTGAAGTTATGGCGCTTCTAAAATACTGCTACTACAATGACTGCAGCGTGCAGGTCAAGTtaattatgtgttatatatatatatatatatatatatatatatatatatatatatatatatatatatatattcttgttCTTGCTGGACAAACGTATGGTATCTGTTGAGAGTGACCCATAATCTCAGGTAAATGATCATAGAATGCAGTGTGACACGTCTATAAAATGAAATTGATAGTTTggatattaatatatataaattctGTCATTGATGACCAAAAGCAAGCTGAAAGGAAAAGCAAAGGTCTGTATGAACAAAAACTGTTAATTGCAAGCACCGGATATATAGGAAGAGACAAATAAATATAGGTAGAAGACTATTCGCACCACCTACCATGGATAATCGTATTGTAATTGTTACTCTATTTAAGGAGGAAACTAGTCAGAACTATAATTCTTATATTAAAATGCTAgcaaattt from Panicum virgatum strain AP13 chromosome 7N, P.virgatum_v5, whole genome shotgun sequence includes the following:
- the LOC120683839 gene encoding senescence-specific cysteine protease SAG39-like — translated: MAISKTAFLIAILVCTFLCSSVLAARELSDAAMVERHERWMAEYGRVYKDSAEKAQRFEVFKDNVAFIESFNAGNTKFWLAVNQFADLTIDEFKATKVNKGLKPISTRVPTGFKYENISVNELPTAVDWRTKGAVTPIKNQGQCGCCWAFSAVAAMEGIVKLSTGNLISLAEQELVDCDIHSMDEGCEGGWMDSAFEFVIKNRGLTTESSYPYKAVDGKCKGGSKSAATIKGYEDVPANNEAALMKAVANQPVSVAVDAGDRTFMFYSGGVMTGSCGTELDHGIAAIGYGVESDGTKYWLLKNSWGTTWGEKGFLRMEKDISDKRGMCGLAMKPSYPTE